In Porites lutea chromosome 1, jaPorLute2.1, whole genome shotgun sequence, a single genomic region encodes these proteins:
- the LOC140944891 gene encoding uncharacterized protein, whose protein sequence is MGWKENGKFGVTSGRTVRSPFASSPNCFRGEEMVLKFTRGTGNLSGDALQDFLKENDIDDGLGDFNEFTTSLMRVQGVDRSCDVPYSLKKRKRWQLEENVKRIEDTKQTAPNVTFIHRRVDRNLTADCFQVVRAKAGEVLQPIRRKYAKAQDLLKRSDKAELEPEVCYEMTYRYPRNEYPQCKEVQHRWRYYSGGFDAVPGKALCKSKSVKNKGRRWGLYSDADLRSGHITEKKPVLQQNSQKNTPGGKVQVIDSSEFRKCDDFEESSPFCGTLDLGLYMLESSKTLRKQTKKNKHNPDLTLRTIKDGSLRHNLKYGKNSVVYIEQEPEEKSSADLSSSATEKKTEAPTCPMFQPENKTLATVPVYVSDLKPNSLEEKWGSLYSEANSFPRKFTIDLMPALYERNNENIEFCFVLFEVIREASSAMVSVETNVSLNIVEAEDSDTLICGANGKFCSGLQTHGIQEAWRVQYVVDCALECLHSLMPSLQLPTRKTTSHCQKTWRSLQVLGDLFGWKSELFTPKQMKTELLKKIEKREKSFLHKNDTDYCIQPDDFNTVETLGISDCGICCNELGDEQVVPFTALRVCRHVFCNECWEAHLKMQISIGNTDLQCPGYECDVSLDEVTIMALIPSWFSKYISRKLDRLANFEFQFCPSKACARTVRAATCDFIAMKTNPVPVGCSCGSLWCFQCRRPAHWPASCAADKRFHEVSKNYLIEMELYEEEMITSVMVRNCPNCHYPIEKHLGCSFMYCIMCQTAFCWECLTPMSNHKQGCQQKEQSKEIELEDYSTGTNHFTKYFTVYRENKKARSSMTLSRQRKRLRLVEQTIGRYKSILSSHSYVNQTVDKALQTNLQEILRYGVELTYVARFTLEGAAKVAVISRSACRSGLQHNMERLQFIVDKIEALMESDIEGLLRCNNLDKLTDFLLRGKDCILKIGCFLARWQGNWKVN, encoded by the exons ATGGGTTGGAAAGAGAACGGAAAGTTTGGAGTGACATCTGGGCGAACAGTTCGTTCGCCTTTCGCAAGTTCACCAAACTGCTTCCGTGGCGAAGAGATGGTCCTGAAATTTACCAGGGGAACAGGAAACTTATCCGGCGATGCATTGCAAGATTTCCTGAAGGAGAACGATATAGACGATGGTCTTGGAGATTTCAATGAGTTTACAACCAGTTTAATGAGAGTTCAAGGTGTCGACCGCTCCTGCGATGTTCCTTACTCCctcaaaaaacgaaaacgatggcAACTAGAAGAGAATGTAAAACGAATTGAAGATACCAAGCAAACTGCTCCTAATGTGACTTTTATTCACCGACGAGTGGACAGAAACCTCACAGCAGATTGCTTTCAAGTAGTAAGAGCTAAGGCAGGCGAAGTTTTGCAGCCCATAAGACGAAAAtatgcaaaggcacaagatttgCTTAAGAGATCTGACAAGGCTGAACTGGAACCAGAGGTTTGCTACGAGATGACGTATCGTTATCCAAGGAATGAGTATCCACAGTGTAAAGAAGTCCAACACAGGTGGAGATATTACTCAGGTGGGTTTGATGCTGTCCCTGGCAAGGCATTGTGCAAGAGCAAGAGTGTGAAGAACAAAGGGCGTCGTTGGGGTCTGTACTCTGATGCTGACCTTAGAAGTGGACACATAACAGAAAAGAAACCAGTACTGCAGCAGAACTCACAGAAAAACACTCCAGGTGGAAAAGTCCAAGTCAttgattcttctgagtttcgtAAATGTGATGATTTTGAAGAGAGTTCTCCCTTTTGTGGAACATTGGATCTTGGATTGTACATGTTGGAAAGCTCGAAAACTCTGAGGAAACAAACCAAGAAGAACAAGCACAATCCCGATCTGACACTTAGAACTATAAAGGATGGCTCACTGAGACATAACTTAAAGTATGGAAAGAACAGTGTAGTGTACATCGAACAAGAGCCAGAGGAAAAGTCTTCTGCAGACTTGAGCTCCTCTGCCACTGAAAAGAAAACCGAGGCACCAACATGCCCAATGTTTCAACCAGAGAACAAGACACTTGCTACAGTTCCTGTGTATGTCAGTGACCTGAAACCCAACAGTCTTGAAGAAAAGTGGGGTTCTTTGTACTCTGAAGCAAACAGCTTTCCAAGGAAGTTCACTATTGATTTAATGCCTGCACTTTATGAAAGAAACAATGAGAATATCGAGTTTTGCTTTGTCTTGTTTGAAGTGATTAGGGAAGCCAGCAGTGCAATGGTCTCTGTGGAAACCAATGTTAGTCTGAACATTGTAGAAGCTGAAGACTCAGACACTTTAATCTGCGGGGCCAATGGAAAGTTCTGCTCTGGATTACAAACACATGGTATTCAAGAGGCCTGGAGAGTACAATATGTGGTTGACTGTGCACTAGAGTGCTTACATTCTCTCATGCCTTCTCTACAGCTCCCAACTAGAAAAACAACAAGCCATTGCCAGAAAACATGGAGGTCTCTTCAAGTGCTAGGTGATTTGTTTGGATGGAAATCTGAGCTTTTTACGCCTAAGCAGATGAAAACAGAGTTGCTCAAGAAGATAGAAAAGCGTGAGAAAAGTTTTCTCCATAAGAATGACACTGATTACTGTATTCAGCCTGATGATTTCAACACAGTAGAAACACTAGGGATTTCTGATTGTGGAATATGCTGCAATGAACTGG GAGATGAACAAGTAGTTCCATTTACAGCTCTAAGAGTTTGCCGCCACGTATTCTGCAATGAATGCTGGGAAGCCCACCTTAAGATGCAAATCAGCATTGGAAACACAGATCTTCAGTGCCCTGGATACGAGTGTGATGTCAGCCTTGATGAAGTCACAATTATGGCTCTGATTCCTTCATGGTTTAGCAAATACATCTCCAGAAAACTTGACAGATTGGCAAATTTTGAGTTTCAATTTTGTCCATCCAAGGCCTGTGCACGCACTGTCAGAGCAGCAACTTGTgatttcattgccatgaaaacGAATCCGGTGCCTGTAGGCTGTAGTTGTGGAAGTCTTTGGTGCTTTCAGTGCCGTAGACCTGCCCATTGGCCTGCGTCTTGCGCTGCTGATAAGAGATTCCACGAAGTCAGCAAGAATTATCTTATTGAGATGGAACTGTACGAAGAAGAGATGATAACCTCAGTGATGGTCAGAAATTGCCCTAACTGCCATTATCCAATCGAGAAGCATCTAGGCTGCAGCTTCATGTATTGCATAATGTGTCAGACGGCTTTCTGCTGGGAATGCCTGACACCCATGTCAAACCACAAGCAAGGCTGTCAGCAGAAAGAACAGTCTAAAGAAATTGAGCTGGAAGATTACAGCACAGGTACCAATCACTTTACGAAATACTTCACTGTCTACCGTGAAAACAAGAAGGCTCGCTCCAGTATGACTCTGTCTCGTCAAAGGAAAAGGCTCCGACTTGTTGAGCAAACTATTGGAAGGTACAAAAGTATTCTCTCCTCTCACTCATATGTTAACCAGACTGTGGACAAAGCCCTTCAGACAAACCTCCAAGAAATCCTCAGGTATGGCGTGGAACTAACGTATGTAGCACGCTTTACACTCGAGGGTGCGGCAAAGGTGGCTGTCATTTCAAGGTCAGCTTGCCGATCAGGCTTGCAACATAACATGGAACGCCTGCAATTCATTGTTGATAAAATAGAAGCCTTAATGGAGAGTGACATTGAAGGACTTTTGAGAtgtaataatttggataaattaaCTGACTTCTTGCTCCGTGGAAAAGACTGCATTCTTAAAATTGGATGTTTCCTGGCTAGATGGCAAGGAAACTGGAAAGTAAATTAA